The following proteins come from a genomic window of Triticum aestivum cultivar Chinese Spring chromosome 6A, IWGSC CS RefSeq v2.1, whole genome shotgun sequence:
- the LOC123129796 gene encoding uncharacterized protein, with the protein MATSSSPSSTAIQIPPPAATKDVDDDGEITAPDTVPPPMPTPTMDRVMSSVTNLAQLLPTGTVLAYQALSPSFTNHGKCETSNQWLTVALVAILTVMCLFFSFTDSIVGHDGKLYYGVATPRGFNVFDFSREDESREWSRDQLRSLHLRPLDFVHSFFAAVLFLTVAFSDVGLQNCFFPDASRNAQELLKNLPLGMAFLSTVVFTIFPTKRKGVGFSDSTPRPKVAQTTRRRKTEGTSSHGAVLSHILFSNGPKRHEAAAEIREGARGRRGSGRVPATGERRVGVSGGAADAHGHALGGGADAHLDDDDDRRRSLTRRRQDRRDQAPPHRPRRNQVVKRERGGAVAGDEEARLASQLTTRMHKMPFNQCNQNWLNWTDSHGLAPSQRISVRQRPRRLAVLHPSPCMLNGQGPKLPCRAPSVAVRQPSRCRELPQHTEVAKQHCLAGRGHRERQRRHPWHRP; encoded by the exons atggcaacttcttcttctccctcgtccACGGCGATCCAGATACCTCCACCGGCCGCCACCAAGGACGTTGACGACGACGGTGAGATAACAGCCCCCGACACGGTACCACCGCCAATGCCAACCCCTACCATGGACAGGGTCATGTCAAGCGTGACAAACCTTGCGCAGCTCCTGCCGACTGGCACGGTGCTGGCGTACCAGGCGCTAAGCCCATCCTTCACCAACCACGGCAAGTGCGAGACCTCCAACCAGTGGCTCACCGTGGCGCTGGTCGCCATCCTCACCGTCATgtgcctcttcttctcctttaccGACAGCATCGTCGGCCATGACGGAAAGCTCTACTACGGCGTAGCCACGCCGCGTGGCTTCAACGTGTTCGACTTCTCCAGGGAGGACGAGAGCCGTGAGTGGAGCAGGGACCAGCTCCGGAGTCTCCATCTCCGACCGCTGGACTTCGTGCACTCCTTCTTCGCGGCTGTGCTTTTCCTCACGGTGGCGTTCAGTGACGTGGGGCTGCAGAACTGCTTCTTCCCAGACGCCAGCAGGAACGCCCAGGAGCTGCTCAAGAACCTGCCACTCGGCATGGCCTTTCTATCCACCGTTGTGTTCACCATCTTCCCCACCAAAAGGAAGGGAGTCGGATTCAGCGACTCCACTCCTCGCCCGAAG GTAGCGCAGACCACCAGAAGGCGGAAAACCGAGGGTACGTCTTCGCACGGTGCCGTGCTCTCTCATATCCTCTTCTCCAACGGTCCAAAGCGGCACGAGGCGGCCGCCGAGATCCGCGAGGGCGCGCGCGGCCGGAGAGGGTCTGGGCGTGTTCCGGCTACAGGCGAGCGGCGCGTGGGGGTATCGGGTGGTGCGGCGGATGCGCACGGGCACGCACTGGGTGGCGGGGCGGACGCGCacctcgacgacgacgacgaccgcaGGCGCTCCTTGACTCGGCGCCGACAAGATCGACGGGATCAAGCGCCTCCTCACCGCCCTCGTCGAAACCAG GTGGTCAAGAGAGAACGTGGCGGCGCGGTGGCCGGAGATGAAGAAGCTCGTCTTGCTTCGCAGCTAACTACTAGGATGCATA AAATGCCTTTCAATCAATGTAACCAAAATTGGTTGAACTGGACCGATTCACATGGACTAGCTCCGTCCCAGCGCATCTCTGTTCGTCAGCGGCCCCGGCGGCTCGCTGTGCTGCACCCCTCCCCTTGCATGTTGAACGGCCAAGGACCCAAGCTGCCATGCCGTGCTCCTTCTGTCGCGGTCAGGCAACCATCGCGCTGCCGCGAGCTTCCACAACATACCGAGGTAGCCAAGCAGCACTGCCTTGCCGGCCGTGGTCACCGTGAGCGCCAACGTCGACACCCGTGGCACCGCCCATGA
- the LOC123129798 gene encoding protein DMP3-like produces MPSTGPAPPATVMSSVANLAQLLPTGTVLAYQALSPSFTNHGKCETSNQWLTGVLVVVLAMLCLFFSFTDSVVGRRDGKLYYGFATLHGFNVFNFSSEEERQEWNDLDQFRRLRLRPLDFVHAFFAAVVFLTVAFSDVGLQNCFFQDADRNTEELLKNLPMGMAFLSSFVFIIFPTKRKGIGFSDTAPPQKVVHPVN; encoded by the coding sequence ATGCCTAGCACAGGGCCTGCACCACCTGCCACGGTCATGTCGAGCGTCGCGAACCTAGCTCAGCTCCTGCCGACTGGCACGGTGTTGGCGTACCAGGCGTTGTCGCCGTCCTTCACCAACCATGGCAAGTGCGAGACCTCCAACCAGTGGCTCACAGGGGTGCTGGTTGTCGTCCTCGCCATGTTGTGCCTCTTCTTCTCCTTCACCGACAGCGTTGTTGGTCGCCGCGATGGAAAGCTATACTATGGCTTCGCCACACTGCACGGCTTCAACGTTTTCAACTTCTCCAGCGAGGAGGAGAGACAGGAGTGGAACGATCTCGACCAGTTCCGCAGGCTCCGCCTCCGGCCGCTGGACTTCGTGCACGCCTTCTTCGCGGCGGTGGTTTTCCTCACGGTAGCTTTCAGCGACGTGGGGCTGCAGAATTGTTTCTTTCAGGACGCCGACAGGAACACCGAGGAACTGCTCAAGAATCTGCCCATGGGCATGGCGTTTCTCTCCAGTTTTGTGTTCATCATCTTCCCCACCAAAAGGAAGGGCATTGGATTCAGCGACACCGCTCCTCCCCAGAAGGTCGTCCATCCCGTAAATTAG